From a region of the Clostridia bacterium genome:
- a CDS encoding acyl-ACP thioesterase domain-containing protein, with protein MQDVSSYSQKFFVTIYDVDFRGNLKPSSILNYFQEVATKHAIILKIDYHSLLKVNEFWVLSRICVNIDRYPKYGDEVTVVTYPINPRLVDCDRDYYILDKNGEVLIRGVSKWLILDCETHKIKKINPNYFGGLDFIDKRAIDNPEWKVEPIENMQEVLKNKVHLDDIDFNKHMNNAKYANVIFNALSPEDILNKKINAFSINYLNEMKYQDEYVVKRFYKNEYDVILEIESNNKPAFRSQIWFGEK; from the coding sequence ATGCAGGATGTTAGTAGCTATTCTCAAAAATTTTTTGTAACCATTTATGACGTTGATTTTCGCGGAAATTTGAAACCAAGTTCTATTTTAAATTATTTTCAAGAAGTCGCCACAAAACATGCCATTATTTTAAAGATTGATTATCATAGCCTTTTGAAAGTAAATGAATTCTGGGTTTTGTCCAGAATATGTGTAAATATTGACCGTTATCCCAAATATGGCGATGAAGTTACAGTTGTAACTTATCCTATAAATCCTAGATTAGTGGATTGTGACAGAGATTATTATATTCTAGATAAAAATGGCGAAGTTTTGATAAGGGGAGTATCAAAATGGCTTATTTTGGATTGTGAAACACACAAAATTAAAAAAATTAATCCTAATTATTTTGGCGGACTTGATTTTATCGACAAAAGAGCAATTGATAATCCCGAATGGAAAGTAGAGCCTATTGAAAATATGCAAGAAGTCTTAAAAAATAAAGTCCATTTAGACGATATCGATTTTAACAAACATATGAATAATGCAAAATATGCTAATGTGATTTTTAATGCGCTTTCACCTGAAGATATTTTAAATAAAAAAATTAATGCATTTTCGATTAATTATCTTAATGAAATGAAATATCAAGACGAATATGTTGTAAAGAGATTTTACAAAAATGAATACGATGTTATACTTGAAATAGAAAGCAATAATAAGCCTGCTTTTAGATCTCAAATTTGGTTTGGTGAAAAATAA
- a CDS encoding SprT family zinc-dependent metalloprotease, with protein MNYKIIKSKRKTLAVSIDNVGNILVKAPLRMPQAIIDEFLLSKSNWIISRQNKAKSLYQRYLGLYDYNQIMFLGEIKKCVFNDTKIIEIKDDYIFIPRKYQSVDKKRAYQNALKNFFIIQSENILLKRLQKISELTGLKFNSLKIINSKSRWGSCDKDGNISINFRAVMLDENLRDYLIIHELAHTIEFNHSSRFWKIVNTYIPQYKAIRKKLKDYNFLQDLFR; from the coding sequence TTGAATTATAAAATAATAAAAAGCAAAAGAAAAACTTTGGCTGTAAGTATAGACAATGTAGGCAATATTCTTGTCAAAGCGCCATTAAGAATGCCGCAGGCTATAATAGACGAATTTTTATTATCCAAAAGTAATTGGATTATTTCAAGACAAAATAAAGCTAAAAGCCTATATCAAAGATATCTTGGACTATATGACTATAACCAAATAATGTTTTTGGGCGAGATAAAAAAATGTGTTTTTAATGACACAAAAATTATAGAAATAAAAGATGATTATATTTTTATCCCAAGAAAATATCAATCTGTAGACAAGAAAAGAGCATATCAGAATGCTCTGAAAAATTTTTTTATTATACAGTCCGAAAATATACTTTTAAAAAGACTACAAAAGATTAGTGAACTTACTGGTTTAAAGTTCAATAGTCTAAAAATAATAAATTCTAAGTCTAGATGGGGCAGTTGCGATAAAGATGGTAATATTAGCATAAATTTTAGAGCGGTAATGCTTGATGAAAATTTGAGAGATTATCTTATAATACATGAATTGGCGCATACCATTGAATTTAATCATTCATCAAGATTTTGGAAAATTGTAAATACATATATTCCGCAATATAAGGCGATTAGAAAAAAACTTAAGGACTATAATTTCTTACAAGACTTATTTAGATGA